In Microvenator marinus, one genomic interval encodes:
- a CDS encoding FxsA family protein yields the protein MLGKLFLLFTIVPLIDLLVLIPLGQEIGLIPTILLVVVTAMVGSWLGAREGRQAWKRIQEDLANARLPGDSVLDGLAVAMACALLVTPGVITDAFGLILLIPASRGPIKRFARSKFTNMLQNPDVTVIDLNQRATRWQNDDVIDITPESSENPRGTLDAH from the coding sequence ATGCTAGGCAAACTATTTCTTCTTTTCACCATCGTTCCTCTCATCGACCTCTTGGTCTTGATTCCGCTAGGACAAGAGATCGGGTTGATCCCAACGATTTTGCTGGTGGTTGTTACGGCGATGGTAGGTTCGTGGCTCGGCGCACGTGAAGGGCGTCAAGCGTGGAAGCGCATTCAGGAGGACCTTGCGAACGCTCGGCTTCCCGGAGATAGTGTGCTCGATGGGCTTGCAGTGGCGATGGCTTGCGCGCTTTTGGTCACGCCTGGGGTCATCACAGACGCCTTTGGTTTGATCCTCTTGATTCCGGCTTCGAGAGGACCGATAAAGCGATTTGCACGCAGCAAATTCACAAACATGTTGCAGAATCCCGACGTGACGGTTATCGATCTCAACCAACGAGCCACGCGGTGGCAAAATGATGATGTCATAGACATCACCCCGGAATCGTCAGAAAACCCAAGAGGAACATTAGATGCTCATTGA
- the serS gene encoding serine--tRNA ligase, with translation MLDIKFIRDNVDLVKQGAKNKRFDVDIDRLMELDVLRRELITEADSSRARRNEVAAAIPQASKDEKPALIEEGKTLKTKIQELEVRLTQVTEEYDALLLMVPNVALDEVPIGETDADNVTVRLVGEPKKLDFAPKDHEELGLTLGILDKERAIKFAGARSYLLRGPGALLELAITRLAMDILVEDGFEMILGPLMVNESAMKGTGFFPYGKEDTYHLEKDDKYLIGTSEVFLVSLNADEIIDESRLPILVAGYSPCFRREAGSAGKDTRGVYRVHQFTKVEQVVVCKNDPNESRALHERILGNAEKLMQRLELPYRVALACTGEIGLGQVLKHEIETWMPSREGYFETHSCSSLYDYQARRSQIRWRDSDGKIHFCYTLNNTMIASPRILIPLLENYQNADGSVTVPEALRPYMHGIERLEPKS, from the coding sequence ATGTTGGATATCAAGTTCATTCGCGACAATGTAGACCTTGTTAAGCAGGGTGCCAAAAACAAACGTTTTGACGTCGATATCGACCGACTCATGGAACTCGACGTTCTTCGGCGTGAACTTATCACGGAGGCGGACTCCTCGCGTGCACGTCGTAACGAGGTCGCAGCGGCGATACCACAAGCGTCAAAAGATGAAAAACCTGCTCTAATCGAGGAGGGTAAGACTCTAAAGACTAAGATTCAAGAGTTAGAAGTCAGATTGACTCAGGTAACCGAAGAGTACGATGCGCTCCTGCTGATGGTGCCCAATGTCGCGCTCGATGAAGTTCCGATCGGTGAGACAGATGCAGACAACGTGACCGTGCGTCTTGTTGGAGAGCCGAAGAAGCTCGATTTTGCGCCCAAGGATCATGAAGAGCTCGGGCTTACGCTGGGAATCTTGGATAAGGAGCGGGCGATTAAATTCGCAGGTGCTCGCTCGTATCTTCTTCGGGGCCCGGGCGCTCTCCTTGAGCTCGCCATCACTCGACTCGCTATGGATATCCTTGTCGAGGACGGATTCGAGATGATTCTCGGCCCTTTGATGGTCAACGAATCCGCCATGAAAGGCACAGGCTTCTTTCCTTACGGTAAAGAGGACACCTATCACTTGGAGAAAGACGATAAGTATTTGATCGGAACCTCCGAGGTCTTTTTGGTCAGCCTTAATGCCGACGAAATCATTGACGAATCAAGGCTCCCTATATTGGTGGCAGGCTATTCGCCATGCTTCAGAAGAGAAGCGGGAAGCGCTGGCAAGGATACTCGAGGTGTCTATCGCGTTCACCAGTTCACGAAAGTTGAGCAGGTCGTGGTTTGCAAGAATGACCCCAACGAGTCTCGGGCTCTGCACGAGCGCATTCTTGGGAACGCTGAGAAGCTTATGCAGCGCCTTGAGTTGCCATATCGCGTTGCACTCGCCTGCACAGGCGAAATCGGCCTCGGGCAAGTTCTGAAGCATGAAATTGAGACGTGGATGCCATCTCGCGAAGGCTATTTTGAGACACATTCCTGCTCGAGCCTCTATGATTATCAGGCCCGACGCTCCCAGATTCGTTGGCGTGATTCCGATGGGAAGATTCACTTCTGTTACACGCTCAACAACACCATGATCGCGAGCCCGCGTATTCTGATTCCACTTTTGGAAAATTACCAAAACGCGGATGGGAGCGTGACGGTTCCCGAAGCACTTCGACCCTACATGCACGGAATCGAGCGCCTGGAGCCGAAGTCCTAG
- the rpsO gene encoding 30S ribosomal protein S15: MALHSDIKNEIIAKFGRGENDTGSPEVQIALLTARIQQLQEHFETHKHDHHSRRGLLKLVGQRRRLLAYLRSKDIPRYRELIQALGLRK, translated from the coding sequence ATGGCTTTGCATTCAGATATCAAAAACGAAATTATCGCCAAATTTGGCCGCGGTGAGAACGATACGGGTTCACCTGAGGTCCAGATCGCTCTTCTGACAGCTCGCATTCAGCAGCTTCAAGAGCACTTTGAAACACATAAGCACGACCACCACAGTCGTCGCGGCCTGCTTAAGCTGGTCGGACAGCGTCGTCGTCTTTTGGCATATCTTCGTAGCAAAGATATTCCGCGTTACCGAGAGTTGATTCAAGCACTCGGACTGCGAAAGTAA
- the pnp gene encoding polyribonucleotide nucleotidyltransferase — translation MAIYREVARIGDRELIIETGRMARQAGGSVVVQFGESMVLCTATAGGKRNLGFFPLVCDYVENQWAAGSIPGGYFKREAKPSTKATLTSRLIDRPMRPLFPKTFENETQLVAWVISADRVNDTDVLSITGCSAALMLSDIPFAGPVVGVRVGRVDGKFIANPTFEERERSEMDIVLAVTLDAIVMVEGSAKETPDEIMIDALDFGRDAAQDALQAQVRMAEAIGKAKTAVEEAPSFPKHEKEVEKRYAKKIVAALTVPDKHERYAAINAVKDEVVAYYEEKAPEELDAYKEAYGNIRRKVSREMILDGKRMDGRGPKDIRDITIEPGYLPRSHGSAIFTRGETQTLVSVTLGTEREAQRLDTLEGDETRNFMLHYNFPGFCVGEVKPFRTTARREIGHGFLAERALTATLPDLPADFPYTIRIVSDVLESNGSSSMASVCGGSIALMDAGVPIPRHTAGIAMGMIKEGDRYQILSDILGDEDHLGDMDFKICGTEKGITAFQLDTKIKGLNRETMNAAIGQARAGIQHILNLMTQTISEPRSDLADTAPRVVKIKVPVSAIGAVIGQGGSTIRGIQDATGTTVMISDDGTVSISSSNALKAQQAIEIIEGLTATPDVGAIYMGTVKKVVDFGAFIEILPGTEGLCHISELTEGRVDSVDDILKEGDEVMVKVLEMERGGKIRLSRRAALAEKGEVDLN, via the coding sequence ATGGCAATTTATAGAGAAGTGGCTCGGATCGGCGATCGTGAATTGATCATCGAGACCGGCCGAATGGCTCGCCAGGCAGGCGGGTCCGTGGTTGTGCAGTTTGGTGAGTCAATGGTGCTTTGCACCGCAACCGCAGGCGGAAAACGCAACCTTGGGTTCTTTCCCTTGGTTTGTGATTACGTGGAAAACCAATGGGCGGCGGGTTCGATCCCGGGCGGCTATTTCAAGCGCGAAGCGAAGCCGAGTACTAAGGCAACGCTCACGAGTCGTTTGATCGACCGACCAATGCGTCCTTTGTTTCCGAAAACTTTCGAAAACGAGACCCAGCTGGTCGCTTGGGTCATCTCGGCAGACCGTGTCAACGATACTGACGTTCTGAGCATCACGGGATGTTCGGCTGCGCTCATGCTCAGCGACATTCCGTTTGCCGGACCGGTCGTCGGTGTTCGTGTGGGTCGTGTCGATGGCAAGTTCATCGCAAACCCAACGTTCGAAGAGCGCGAGCGCTCCGAGATGGACATCGTGCTCGCTGTGACGCTTGACGCCATCGTGATGGTCGAAGGTAGTGCGAAAGAGACCCCTGACGAAATCATGATCGACGCCCTCGATTTTGGTCGTGACGCTGCCCAAGACGCCCTGCAAGCGCAGGTCCGTATGGCAGAAGCGATTGGAAAGGCGAAGACGGCTGTGGAAGAGGCTCCTAGCTTTCCGAAGCACGAAAAAGAAGTTGAAAAGCGTTACGCGAAGAAGATTGTTGCAGCACTCACCGTGCCCGACAAGCATGAGCGCTATGCTGCTATCAACGCCGTAAAGGACGAAGTCGTCGCGTACTACGAGGAGAAGGCGCCTGAAGAACTCGATGCCTATAAAGAGGCATATGGGAATATCCGCCGAAAAGTCTCTCGTGAGATGATTCTCGACGGAAAGCGCATGGACGGCCGTGGTCCGAAGGACATTCGTGATATCACGATCGAACCTGGCTACCTTCCACGTAGCCACGGGTCCGCGATTTTCACTCGCGGAGAGACTCAGACCCTTGTGAGTGTGACGCTTGGTACCGAGCGCGAAGCTCAGCGCCTCGATACGCTTGAAGGTGATGAGACACGCAACTTCATGCTCCACTACAATTTCCCAGGATTCTGTGTCGGAGAGGTCAAGCCTTTCCGAACCACAGCTCGTCGCGAAATTGGACACGGATTCTTGGCAGAGCGTGCCTTGACGGCAACGCTTCCGGACCTTCCAGCTGATTTCCCATACACAATCCGCATCGTCAGCGATGTTCTCGAGTCCAATGGTTCGAGTTCGATGGCTTCGGTTTGTGGCGGTAGTATCGCGCTTATGGACGCTGGAGTTCCGATTCCTCGCCATACCGCTGGTATCGCCATGGGAATGATTAAGGAAGGGGATCGCTATCAGATCCTCAGCGATATTCTCGGTGACGAGGACCATCTCGGCGACATGGACTTCAAGATCTGTGGAACTGAGAAGGGAATCACAGCGTTCCAGCTTGATACGAAGATCAAAGGCCTCAATCGCGAGACCATGAATGCGGCGATCGGTCAGGCTCGCGCTGGAATTCAGCACATTCTGAATCTGATGACTCAGACGATTTCTGAGCCACGCAGTGACCTTGCAGACACAGCACCACGTGTTGTGAAGATCAAGGTTCCTGTATCCGCAATCGGTGCGGTTATCGGACAGGGTGGGTCGACCATCCGTGGCATCCAAGATGCTACTGGAACGACCGTGATGATTTCGGATGACGGAACGGTCTCCATTTCATCGTCCAACGCTCTCAAGGCGCAACAGGCTATTGAGATTATCGAAGGCTTGACGGCTACGCCTGATGTGGGCGCCATCTACATGGGAACAGTCAAGAAGGTCGTAGACTTCGGTGCTTTCATCGAAATCCTCCCAGGAACCGAAGGCTTGTGCCATATCTCCGAGTTGACCGAAGGTCGCGTGGACAGCGTGGACGACATCCTCAAAGAGGGTGACGAAGTTATGGTCAAAGTTCTCGAGATGGAGCGCGGCGGAAAGATTCGTCTCTCCAGACGTGCGGCGCTCGCTGAGAAAGGCGAAGTAGACCTCAACTAA
- a CDS encoding cytochrome c biogenesis protein CcdA, producing MLRIFILVALGLAFPSFAWASDASISERLPLVSLGLSVFLFGLVVAQALTSWWDLTRLGKVRRYLGALISGIGVFWLVFASTEAPPSPDGLDWEYDLESARVLSEASQKPIMVDFWAEWCAACNEMESEVFRSAEVRPRLEEEFILFKVDFDQDTPQNRELIKEFRVSGLPTVGFYKSNGTPVENARFEGKLESGEFLEKLDIVQTGKGGSSSGFGKELDEKGLWAALLLVFLAGVASSFTPCVYPLIPITISLFGARDVATRREGFALSLVYVLGIVLTYSVMGLGAAALGGVFGGAMQSPVVVVGISVLFFALALSSLGLFEIKLPANLQTKLGQTGKKGYFGALLMGLVAGLIAAPCVGPIVAGILVWVAQEQDLLMGWLFLSVFALGMGQLFILLGTFSSMISKLPKSGPWMETVKVVFATIFVGMTIYYLRLVIPLFSDLSFSIWEATL from the coding sequence ATGTTGCGAATCTTCATCTTAGTGGCCTTAGGCCTAGCGTTTCCCAGTTTTGCGTGGGCTAGTGATGCTTCGATTTCGGAGCGTCTGCCGCTTGTCTCTCTTGGGCTCTCGGTGTTTCTTTTTGGGCTCGTTGTGGCTCAAGCCCTTACAAGTTGGTGGGATTTGACTCGATTGGGGAAGGTTCGCCGATACCTAGGTGCTCTCATTTCGGGAATCGGTGTGTTCTGGCTGGTCTTTGCCTCCACAGAAGCCCCGCCTAGTCCGGACGGCCTTGATTGGGAATACGACTTGGAATCAGCCAGAGTGTTGTCCGAGGCTTCTCAAAAGCCAATCATGGTCGATTTCTGGGCCGAGTGGTGTGCAGCCTGTAACGAAATGGAATCAGAGGTCTTTCGCTCGGCTGAGGTTAGGCCTCGGCTCGAGGAAGAATTCATTCTTTTCAAGGTCGACTTCGACCAGGACACGCCTCAAAATCGAGAGTTGATCAAAGAGTTCCGCGTAAGTGGACTTCCAACTGTAGGCTTCTATAAGTCCAATGGTACACCCGTGGAGAATGCGCGATTCGAAGGAAAGCTGGAGTCGGGCGAGTTTCTTGAGAAGCTCGACATCGTTCAGACGGGGAAGGGTGGGAGTAGCTCGGGCTTTGGGAAGGAACTCGATGAAAAGGGGCTTTGGGCCGCACTCTTGTTGGTATTCTTAGCTGGCGTGGCGTCGAGTTTCACGCCTTGTGTCTACCCACTGATTCCGATCACGATCAGCCTCTTTGGAGCTCGCGACGTTGCTACTCGCCGAGAAGGGTTTGCTCTGAGCCTAGTCTACGTACTCGGAATTGTCCTGACTTATTCAGTGATGGGTTTGGGAGCGGCCGCGCTTGGAGGCGTGTTTGGCGGCGCTATGCAGAGTCCGGTTGTTGTGGTTGGTATCTCGGTGCTCTTCTTTGCGCTCGCACTTTCGAGTCTGGGACTTTTCGAGATCAAGCTTCCCGCCAACCTGCAAACTAAGCTCGGCCAAACAGGAAAGAAGGGCTACTTCGGAGCGCTGCTCATGGGACTTGTGGCAGGTTTGATCGCAGCGCCGTGTGTTGGGCCAATAGTGGCCGGCATCCTGGTTTGGGTCGCCCAAGAACAAGATCTACTGATGGGTTGGCTCTTCTTGAGCGTTTTTGCGCTCGGTATGGGCCAGCTTTTTATCCTCCTAGGGACGTTTTCCTCAATGATCTCCAAGCTTCCCAAATCGGGACCGTGGATGGAGACGGTCAAGGTTGTATTTGCGACCATCTTTGTGGGCATGACGATCTACTACCTCCGACTCGTCATTCCACTTTTCTCAGATCTAAGCTTTTCGATCTGGGAAGCCACCCTCTAG